The Sinorhizobium fredii genome contains the following window.
AGCGCGATCTGATGATCGCCATCGGCGGTGCCGACGGGCTCGACCCGACGCTTCATGCCCGGGCCGATTCCGTCCTCTGCCTCGGCAAGATGACCTGGCCGCACCAGCTCGTGCGCATCCTGATTGCCGAACAGCTCTATCGGGCCGTGACGATTTTGGCCGGTCATCCGTATCATCGTGCGTGAATCTCATTCGTCGGCAATAACAAGAATATGTATTGGTGGGCTGCGGCAAATCGGATTAGGGTTTCCTGATTTATTTGCTTAGCCCACGAGACAGGATGACGCGCGCCAGGAACAGAGACGTCGCCCGGATGAAATTTGCCGTCGGGCAGGTCGGTCGGCACGCGGCGATCGCCGCCGTTCTCCTGTTGAGCGGCGCGCCGGCACTGGCGCAGGATCCCGGCGCGGCCGCTCCGGGCCCGACCGCTGCGACGCAGGGGCCGCCGGATCCCGCCGCCGACCTGACCCTGAGGCGCGACAGCACACGCAGCGAACTCGAGGCGCTGTCGAAGACGATCGGCGTTTCGCGTGATCGCGCCGCGGCTCTCGAGCAAACGATTGCCGAGATCGACAAGAGCAATGCTGCGCTGCGCTCGGCGATCGTCGATTCGGCGGCGAAGCGCCAGGACCTCGAACGGCAGATCGCCGAGGGCGAGAAGAAGCTCAACGAGCTGCGCGCCAAGGAGGACGTGGTCAAGCGCTCGCTCAGGGGCCGGCGCGGCGTACTCGCCGAGGTGCTTGCCGCCCTGCAACGGATGGGCCGCAACCCACCGCCGGCGATCTTGGTGACGCCGGAAGATGCGCTTGGCTCCGTTCGCAGCGCCATCCTGCTCGGCGCCGTCGTTCCAGAAATACGCGAGCAGACCGACAGCCTCGTCGCCGATCTCAAGGCGCTTTCCGACATCCGCGCCGGCATAGCGAGGCAGCGGGACGATCTGTCGGCGACGATGACCGCCAATCTCGAGGAAGAGCGGCGCATGTCTATGCTCGTCGCCGAGAAGGAAAAGCTGCGGCAGCAGAACGCGACGGAACTCGCCTCCGAGCAGCTCAAGGCGGAGGAACTGGCCCTGCAGGCGACCAATCTCGAGGGGCTGATCTCCTCGCTCGAAAACGAGATCTCCTCGGTGCGCGAGGCAGCCGCGACGGCGCGCGCGCAGGAGGAGGAACGGCTGCGGATGAACGAGGCCGAGCGCCAGGCGGCGCGGGAATTGGCCAAGAGCGCGGTGCCCGACAAAAACCGTATTGCGCCCGCATATGTGTTTTCGGAATTGCAACAGAGGCTCAGCTATCCGGTCGCAGGCTCGATCCTGCGGCAATTCGGCGACGCGGACGGCACCGGGCACTCGCTGCAGGGGATCATGCTGGAAACCAATGCAGGCGCGCTGGTGACCACGCCGGCGGACGGATGGGTTGTCTATGCCGGCAGCTTCCGCAGCTACGGACAGATGATCATCCTCAATCCCGGCGACGGCTACCATATCGTGCTTGCCGGAATGGAGAGCGTAAGCGTCCGCCCGGGGCAATTCGTCGTGGCAGGCGAGCCGGTGGCGACGATGGGTGCAAAAAGAGTGGCGAGTGCGGCGGCCTTGACGCTGGAAACCGACAGGCCAACGATTTACATTGAATTCCGAAAAGACGGAAAGCCGGTTGATTCCCGACCGTGGTGGACCGCAGCAGAAGTTGGAAAGGCGCGAAATGATACGTAGAGCTTCACTTGTTCTGGTCGGGGCGCTGATGGGGGCGACGGCGATGGGCGTCGTCTATTCGGCAACGATCCCGGCCGTGGCGGCCAATTCGTCCACCTATCGCGAGCTGGCGATTTTCGGCGATGTGTTCGAGCGCGTGCGCGCTCAGTACGTGACGCCGCCGCAGGACGACAAGCTCATCGAGAATGCCATCAACGGCATGCTCTCCTCGCTCGACCCGCATTCGAGCTACATGAACTCGGCCGATGCCGAGGATATGCGCACCCAGACGCGCGGCGAGTTCGGCGGCCTCGGCATCGAGGTGACGATGGAAGAGGATCTCGTCAAGGTGACGAGCCCGATCGACGATACCCCTGCCGCCCGCGCCGGGGTGCTTGCCGGCGACCTGATTTCGAAGATCGACGGGCAGGACGTCCGCGGCCTAAAGCTCGAGGAAGCGGTCGACAAGATGCGCGGTGCCGTCGGCACGCCGATCAAGCTCACCATCCTGCGCAAGGGTGCGGAGAAGCCGATCGAAGTGACGATCGTTCGCGACGTGATCGCCGTGCGTGCCGTCAAATACCGCGTTGAAGGCGATGTCGGCTATCTCCGAGTGATCTCCTTCACGGAGAAGACCTTCGACGACCTGAAGAAGGGCATCGAGAAAGTCAAGGCGGACGTCCCGACCGACAAGCTCAAGGGCTATGTGCTCGACCTGCGACTCAACCCGGGCGGTCTGCTCGACCAGGCGATCAATGTTTCGGACGCTTTCATGGAACGCGGCGAGGTCGTCTCGACCCGCGGCCGCAACCCGGACGAGACGCGCCGCTTCAACGCGACGCCGGGCGACCTGACGGACGGCAAGCCCGTCATCGTCCTCGTCAACGGCGGCTCAGCTTCGGCATCGGAGATCGTCGCCGGTGCGCTGCAGGATATGAAGCGCGCGACCGTGCTCGGCACGCGTTCCTTCGGCAAGGGCTCGGTTCAGACGATCATTCCGCTCGGCGACGCCGGCGCACTGCGCCTGACGACCGCGCTTTATTACACGCCGTCCGGCAAGTCGATCCAGGGCACCGGCATCACCCCGGACATCAAGGTCGAACAGCCGCTGCCGCCGGAACTCCTCGGCAAGGTCGAGGCCCAGGGCGAGTCCGATCTGCGCGGCCACATCAAGGGCCAGAACGAGGACGACGAGGGCTCCGGTTCGGTCGCCTATGTGCCGCCGGAGGCCAAGGACGACATTCAGCTGAACTACGCGCTCGACCTCCTGCGCGGCAAGAAGACGGATCCGTCCTTCCCGGCCAATCCCGAACAGGCCGAGCTCAAGAAGTAAGCGGACGCGAAGCGGATGAGACAAAGACGCCGGGCTGTTCAACCCGGCGCCTTTATATTATGCATCGGCGATGTAGCCGACTGCCGATGATTCTCGCGAGCGGGGCGCATCCCTCACCGGCAACGTTCCAAAGGTCGAGGCTCCGTTTGGGAACTGATCTCAATGCCCCCCTTGGCCGGGGCCCGAAGAAGCGGCCTCGGCGCAAGCGCGACCCGCGCCGGCTGTCCGGCTATGCATTTCTTGGCATCTTCACCCTTGTCGTCGCCGGGCTTTCCGGCTGGGCCGCCTTGGCGCCCGATCCCCTGCTCCGCACTCCGGATCCGGTAGCGAGCGCAGAAGCGAGCCAGGCGCCCGCCGAGCAAGTCGCATCCCCCGCCAAGCCGAAAGGAGCAGCCGGCTCGCTTCGCCCGAGCGGCGCCCGTTCCGGCGCCCATGTCGAGGAGATCCTCACTGACGACGGCGCAACGGTCACGAAATTCACGCCGAGGCCGCGCGACGGCGAGGGCCCGGCGCTGATCAGTGCCGGGGCAACGCGCGGTCAGGATCCCCGCATGGCGGCGCTTCCGAACGAGGACCTCGTCGAAGTCACGCCCGATGGCCGGTTGCCGATCGTCGGTCCGGACGGTTTGCGGCCCATGGATCAATATGCCCGTCCCTGGTCCGGCGCCCGCGGCACCCGCATCGGGCTCGTCGTCGGCGGCCTCGGCCTCAGCCAGACGGGGACCCAGCGGGCGATCCGCGATCTGCCGCCGGACGTGACGCTCGCCTTCGCCGCGGCCGGCAACAGCCTGCAGCGCTGGATGCAGGATGCGCGCCGCGACGGCCACGAGATCCTCCTGCAGATCCCGATGGAGCCCTTCGACTATCCGGACAACGACCCCGGGCCGCATGCGCTTCTCGTCTCTCGCGGCGCCACGAAGAACCTCGCCGAGCTGCACCGCAGCATGGGCCAGATCACCAATTATACCGGCGTCATGAACTATCTCGGCGGCCGCTTTCTCTCCGATGCGGATGCGCTCGAGCCGGTGATGCGCGACCTCGGTAAGCGCGGCCTGTTGTTTCTCGACGACGGCACCTCGGCGCAATCGCTTTCCGGAACGCTCTCTGGCGCCTTCGGCGTGCCGCATGGCTTTGCCGATCTGGTTCTCGACAGCGAACTCAGCCGCGGCGCGATCCTGCGCAAGCTCGACGAACTCGAACGCGTCGCGCGGCGCAACGGCACGGCGATCGGCGTCGCCTCCGCCTTCGAAGAGAGCGTGGCGACGATCGCCGACTGGATGGAGGAGGCCGGCGGGCGCGGCATCGAATTCGTCGGCATTTCGGCTCTCGTCAACGATCCGCAACAAAACTGATCTAAGCAGGCTGAATACCTGACAGCACATGCAAGGGAATGACGACATGGGTAAAGACAAGGGCAAGGCTTTGAAGGCAGAGGACCTGCCTTATCGGCCTTGTGTCGGCGTCATGGTCCTTAATCATGAGGGGCTTGTCTGGGCCGGACATCGGCTCGCGGTCGGCAATTCGGAATATGATGGCTCGCCGCAGCTCTGGCAGATGCCGCAGGGCGGCATCGACGAGGGCGAGGACCCGCTTGAAGCCGCCTATCGCGAGCTTTACGAGGAGACCGGCATGCGCAGCGTTTCGCTGCTTGCCGAGGCGCCCGACTGGATCAATTACGACCTGCCGGAGCACCTGATTGGCATCGGCCTCAAGGGCAAGTTTCGCGGCCAGACGCAGCGCTGGTATGCCTTCCGCTTCGAAGGCGACGAAAGCGAGATCGCCATCAACCCGCCGCCGGGCGGCCACGACCCCGAATTCGACGCCTGGGAATGGAAGCCGATGCGCGAACTGCCGGGCCTGATCGTGCCTTTCAAGCGCAAGGCCTATGAAGAGGTCGTCGCCGCCTTCGCGCATCTGGTGGGTAGGTAGGCCCGCCGTCGGAGCCCGCCCCGCAAAAACGGGACGGGCTACTGATCGCGGATCGTTCGGACCTTCGTCAGGCGAGGACGAAGTCGCTCGTCGTAAGTGTTCTGACGTTCTGCAGGATGGCGACCAGTTGCGGGTCTTCGGCAGTACCCGAGCCGTCGGCATCGAACCAGAGACGGCCATTGTCCGTCTCGAACAGGAACATGCCCTTTCCGCTCGTCGCTGCGGGGTCGGTGCCTGTCACGAGTGTCACCGCCGCATCGCCCCCCGCGATGCCGAAGGCGTCGCGCTCGATGACGAGCTTGTCCTGGCCACGGGTGAAATCGGTGATGACGTCTCCCTCGCCGTCGAATCCGTCCTTATCGAAGACGAACCGGTCGTTGCCGGCACCGCCGGTCAGCCAATCATCGCCCTTGCCGCCGACCAGCATGTCGTTGCCCGTGCGGCCATCGAGGATGTCGTCCGCCTTCCCGCCATAAAGAACATTGCCGTTTGCATTGCCGCGAATCTCATCGTCGGCGCCGCTGCCTCTGATGTTTTCGACGTTCGTCACCGTGAGACCGAGTGCCAGGCCCTTGCTCGCCGCCTGATCCTGGAGATCGAGAACGACCGAAGTCGATCCTTCGCTGAAGGAAAGCGTATCGACACCGCTACCGCCGTCTAACACATCCCTGCCCGATGGATCATCGCGGATGAGAAGGTCGTCGCCAGCATCCCCGAAGAGTTGATCGTCGCCGGCGCCGTCGCGGAGCGTATCGTTGCCGTTTCCGCCGTGCAGGGTGTCGTCGCCGTTGTTGCCCTTGAGCGTGTCGTCGAGAGCGCCGCCGCTCACCCTGTCACGGCCGTTGCTGCCCGCATAATCAAGCCCTTCGAAGCCGTTGAACCATGTCGCCGTATCGACGATCACCGCTGCGCCAGAGAAGGCAAAACTGATTTCCCGCGTCTGCCCAGTGAGATCAAGGTTCAGCACGTCGGTTCCGGCGCCGCCGTCCGCCTTGTCGCCGATGCCGATATAGACCGTGTCATTGCCGTCCTCGACATAGATCACGTCCTTGCCCTCGGTACCGGCGAGGCCCGCGCCGCGGATGATGTCATTGCCAGCGCCGCCTCTCAATCTGTCGTTGCCGGCATCACCCGATATCGTGTCGTCGCCGGCGCCGCCGTTGAGGGTGTCGTTGTTGCCGCCGCCGCTCAACTCGTCATCGAGGCTACCGCCGGCGAAGGTGTTGCTGCCCGCACCCCCGATGAGCTTGACTCGCTCGACGTTCCTCACAAAGACGGACGCGTTGGTAGCGGTCACGTCGGCCGAGAGCTCAAATCCGACATTCGACCAGGACATGCTGAAGTCGATGGTCGCGAAGTCGTTTCCGGCGCCTCCGTCGAGGTCGAGAACCCCATTCGAGGCGCTCCGCGAAAACGTGTCGTTCCCGGCGCCGAGATTGACGACATTGGTGCTGGCACCGCTCGAACCGTCGGCAACGGCGACCTGATCATCGCCGTCGCCGGCGTTGATCGTGTTCCAGCCGTCATAGTCGCGGATAACATCGTTTCCGCCACCGGCGGTCAGCGTGTCGTTGCCGTCACCGCCATCCAGCCAATCCGCACCGTTGCTGCCAATCAGCCTGTCGTTGCCGCCGTAGCCGGAAAACGAGACGGTCTCGGCGGAGCCTACGGATGCAACCACGTCGTCGCCGGCGCCGAACAGGATCTGATAACGCTCGAAATTGGTGAGAACCGAGCCATCGGAAAGCGTGGCGACGGCGCCGTTGACCGAAAAGGTCAGAGCGCCTGTAAGAGAGCTGCGGATAACAGTTACCCAGTCCTTTCCCGCGCCTCCATCGGCCTGGTCCGCACCGCCGCCGCCGAGGGATACTTCGTCATCGCCGCTGCCGCCGATCACATTGTCGATGCCGAGACCTGCGTTGACATAATCATCGCCGGCGCCGAGATCGACCGTATCGTCTCCTCCATCGGAAAAGACGACGTCGTTACCGTCGGCTGTGATGATGCGGTTCGCGTCGGAACCGGCGGCGAAGAAAGAATAATGCTCTATGCCGATAACCGTCGTTCCGCCATCGAGCGTGTTGACCTCGGTCGCCGCCTTGGCGGTAAAATCGCCGGTGAAGTTCCCGATTTGCAGACGATCGCTGCCGCTTGAATCGGTAATCTGGTCCTTCCCTTCGCCATGGGTGTAGATGAAGACATCGTCGCCAGCGCCTCCCTCCGACTTGTCGTCTCCAAGACCGCTGAGAAGAACGTCGTCGCCCGCCCCTCCCTGAAGAATATCCGCGCCGTCGCCGGCGAATATCTGGTCCCTGCCGCTGCCGCCCGAAAGGAGATCGTTGCCGACGTCACTAATGAGCAGATCATCGCCGTCGCCGCCATAGAGCTTGTCGTCGCCGTCGCCGCCGTAGAGATAGTCCTTTCCAGCGTCCCCGAAGAGGATGTCATCCCCGGTTTCGCCGAACAGGCGGTCGGAACCATAGCCGCCGGCGAGCATGTCGGCACCCGTGTGGCCCGTCAGCGTATCATCGCCACGGCCACCCCAAAGCTCGTCATTGCCGGCGCCTCCCCACAGAGCATCGGCATAGGCGCCGCCGGATATCACATCGTCGAAACTGGTCCCGCCAATCGAGAACGACTCCACATTCATCACTTGCATGCCGCCGGTCAGGGTCTGCACGGAAGCCCAATCATCAATCCTGATGTCAAGTCCGGCGCCATAGGCCGCATAGTTGAGCATCACCGTGTCGGTGCCGGAGCCGCCGTCGACGATGTCGCCGGCAGTCTCATCGTATCCGTTGGCGACAATGGTGTCCCGGCCGCTGCCCCCATGCAGCATGTCCTGTCCGACATCACCCATGAGCCGATCGTTGCCGCTGTCACCGTTCAGCGTATCGTCCCCGTCGGCGCCGCGGAGGTCGTCACCCTGAAATGACCCGCTGACGGTATCATTGTCCCCATCACCATTGGCCGTGTCATAGCCCATGCCGCCATTGATGACGTCGGCACCCTCGAGGCCCGTTATGACGTCGGCCTCAAGATCGCTGCCGATCAACACATCGTCGCCGTTCGTACCCGTGATAGTTCCCATTCCTGTCTCCTGACTGGTTGCCTCGGGGACGTGCAGGCTCGAACCACGATCCTCATGTCTCGCCCGTCAAAATCGGATTGTTCGGAGAAATGCCGCGGGCGTGCCGCTCGATTGCTCAAAGGCCGCACTGCCCAGTCCCGCCGGCTGTCGCCAACGCAGCCCCCGCATTTCAATGCCTTGTCGCATTGAGGCGCATCCGATCTGCAAACTGACCATGAGCGAGCCGGAAAAACAGCGTGAAATGAACGAGAACCGGCAAATTTCCGTGACCTGCTTCGACCCCCATACCGGATCATGCATTCGCATGACCTCGAGAACGGAGCTTCCGTTCCGCTGCCATCTATGCGCGAGTTATGAGGTCTCTCCTGTTCCTGTCGGAACAGTCAAATGCGTTGGGCCGAAACGTCGCCGCTGTCGATCCGGGCGTGGTGCGCTGCTTCAATTCTCGCATCGCACATCATGACGCGATTGGGTCTTGCGCATGGACCTTTGCGCAACATCCGTACGGTGCGGGCTATCTTGCAATAAGCTCAATACAAAAGCGCCGCGCGTAGCACGCGCGGCGCTTTATCCAAACAAATTCGATACTATTCGGCTTCGTTTGCCGGGGCGGCGTTGAGCTGCCCGTATTTTTCCTCGCCGATCGTTTCGAGCAGCTGGATCTGCGACTCGAGGAAGTCGATGTGGCCCTCCTCGTCGGCGAGCAGTTCCTCGAAGAGTTTCATCGAGACATAGTCGCCGGCCGCGTGACAGACGTCGCGGGAATTCTTGTAGGCCGTGCGGGCGTCGTATTCGCCGGCGAGGTCGGCCTTCAGCACTTCCTTGACATTCTGGCCGATGCGCAGCGGCGCCACCGTCTGCAGGTTCGGATGGCCTTCGAGGAAGATGATGCGTGCGATGAGTTTGTCGGCGTGGTGCATTTCCTCGATAGATTCCTCACGCTCCTTCTTTGCAAGCAGCGTGTAGCCCCAGTCTTCGAGAAAGCGGTAATGCACCCAGTACTGGTTTACGGCACCGAGTTCGAGAAAGAGCGCTTCGTTAAGCTGCTCGATGACCTTTGCGTCGCCTTTCAAGATCCGCCCTCCGGTTTTCTTCGTGGAATTGTTTTAGGCGGGTCATGAAATCAAATATCTCGGCGTCCGTCGAGTCGCGACGGGCGTGATATTGCTCGGTGGTGCGGATGATGATGTCGACGACATTGGGGAAACAGCCGCAGCAACGACCGCGCTTTTCCATCGCGTGATAGACTTTCGCCGGCACGATCAGCTGCCAACAGTCCTCATCGAGGAGGCCGATGATCGTGTCCTCGATCTCTTTTTCGGTGATGAAATTGCAGCTGCAAACCAGCATTTCGTCTTGCCCGTCAAACGCAACATCCTGAATTTGCGATAAAGCAAAAGAGGATATTTGCCGTCAACAAAAAACTCCTCTCCATAAAGTTGAAGGGTATATTAGAGGCGTTCTAATCTTGAGGAAAAATTTCGTGTTTTCATCGGATTAGCGGATTCTAAGGCACCGATTTTTCTCTCATGGCTTGCAGATTGGGTCGGAAAGGCTGCGACATTTTTACACAGGCTTACCCGCAGCCAAAGCCGGAGACAATC
Protein-coding sequences here:
- a CDS encoding murein hydrolase activator EnvC family protein; protein product: MTRARNRDVARMKFAVGQVGRHAAIAAVLLLSGAPALAQDPGAAAPGPTAATQGPPDPAADLTLRRDSTRSELEALSKTIGVSRDRAAALEQTIAEIDKSNAALRSAIVDSAAKRQDLERQIAEGEKKLNELRAKEDVVKRSLRGRRGVLAEVLAALQRMGRNPPPAILVTPEDALGSVRSAILLGAVVPEIREQTDSLVADLKALSDIRAGIARQRDDLSATMTANLEEERRMSMLVAEKEKLRQQNATELASEQLKAEELALQATNLEGLISSLENEISSVREAAATARAQEEERLRMNEAERQAARELAKSAVPDKNRIAPAYVFSELQQRLSYPVAGSILRQFGDADGTGHSLQGIMLETNAGALVTTPADGWVVYAGSFRSYGQMIILNPGDGYHIVLAGMESVSVRPGQFVVAGEPVATMGAKRVASAAALTLETDRPTIYIEFRKDGKPVDSRPWWTAAEVGKARNDT
- a CDS encoding S41 family peptidase, with amino-acid sequence MIRRASLVLVGALMGATAMGVVYSATIPAVAANSSTYRELAIFGDVFERVRAQYVTPPQDDKLIENAINGMLSSLDPHSSYMNSADAEDMRTQTRGEFGGLGIEVTMEEDLVKVTSPIDDTPAARAGVLAGDLISKIDGQDVRGLKLEEAVDKMRGAVGTPIKLTILRKGAEKPIEVTIVRDVIAVRAVKYRVEGDVGYLRVISFTEKTFDDLKKGIEKVKADVPTDKLKGYVLDLRLNPGGLLDQAINVSDAFMERGEVVSTRGRNPDETRRFNATPGDLTDGKPVIVLVNGGSASASEIVAGALQDMKRATVLGTRSFGKGSVQTIIPLGDAGALRLTTALYYTPSGKSIQGTGITPDIKVEQPLPPELLGKVEAQGESDLRGHIKGQNEDDEGSGSVAYVPPEAKDDIQLNYALDLLRGKKTDPSFPANPEQAELKK
- a CDS encoding divergent polysaccharide deacetylase family protein, which encodes MGTDLNAPLGRGPKKRPRRKRDPRRLSGYAFLGIFTLVVAGLSGWAALAPDPLLRTPDPVASAEASQAPAEQVASPAKPKGAAGSLRPSGARSGAHVEEILTDDGATVTKFTPRPRDGEGPALISAGATRGQDPRMAALPNEDLVEVTPDGRLPIVGPDGLRPMDQYARPWSGARGTRIGLVVGGLGLSQTGTQRAIRDLPPDVTLAFAAAGNSLQRWMQDARRDGHEILLQIPMEPFDYPDNDPGPHALLVSRGATKNLAELHRSMGQITNYTGVMNYLGGRFLSDADALEPVMRDLGKRGLLFLDDGTSAQSLSGTLSGAFGVPHGFADLVLDSELSRGAILRKLDELERVARRNGTAIGVASAFEESVATIADWMEEAGGRGIEFVGISALVNDPQQN
- a CDS encoding RNA pyrophosphohydrolase produces the protein MGKDKGKALKAEDLPYRPCVGVMVLNHEGLVWAGHRLAVGNSEYDGSPQLWQMPQGGIDEGEDPLEAAYRELYEETGMRSVSLLAEAPDWINYDLPEHLIGIGLKGKFRGQTQRWYAFRFEGDESEIAINPPPGGHDPEFDAWEWKPMRELPGLIVPFKRKAYEEVVAAFAHLVGR
- a CDS encoding calcium-binding protein — its product is MGTITGTNGDDVLIGSDLEADVITGLEGADVINGGMGYDTANGDGDNDTVSGSFQGDDLRGADGDDTLNGDSGNDRLMGDVGQDMLHGGSGRDTIVANGYDETAGDIVDGGSGTDTVMLNYAAYGAGLDIRIDDWASVQTLTGGMQVMNVESFSIGGTSFDDVISGGAYADALWGGAGNDELWGGRGDDTLTGHTGADMLAGGYGSDRLFGETGDDILFGDAGKDYLYGGDGDDKLYGGDGDDLLISDVGNDLLSGGSGRDQIFAGDGADILQGGAGDDVLLSGLGDDKSEGGAGDDVFIYTHGEGKDQITDSSGSDRLQIGNFTGDFTAKAATEVNTLDGGTTVIGIEHYSFFAAGSDANRIITADGNDVVFSDGGDDTVDLGAGDDYVNAGLGIDNVIGGSGDDEVSLGGGGADQADGGAGKDWVTVIRSSLTGALTFSVNGAVATLSDGSVLTNFERYQILFGAGDDVVASVGSAETVSFSGYGGNDRLIGSNGADWLDGGDGNDTLTAGGGNDVIRDYDGWNTINAGDGDDQVAVADGSSGASTNVVNLGAGNDTFSRSASNGVLDLDGGAGNDFATIDFSMSWSNVGFELSADVTATNASVFVRNVERVKLIGGAGSNTFAGGSLDDELSGGGNNDTLNGGAGDDTISGDAGNDRLRGGAGNDIIRGAGLAGTEGKDVIYVEDGNDTVYIGIGDKADGGAGTDVLNLDLTGQTREISFAFSGAAVIVDTATWFNGFEGLDYAGSNGRDRVSGGALDDTLKGNNGDDTLHGGNGNDTLRDGAGDDQLFGDAGDDLLIRDDPSGRDVLDGGSGVDTLSFSEGSTSVVLDLQDQAASKGLALGLTVTNVENIRGSGADDEIRGNANGNVLYGGKADDILDGRTGNDMLVGGKGDDWLTGGAGNDRFVFDKDGFDGEGDVITDFTRGQDKLVIERDAFGIAGGDAAVTLVTGTDPAATSGKGMFLFETDNGRLWFDADGSGTAEDPQLVAILQNVRTLTTSDFVLA
- the bfr gene encoding bacterioferritin — its product is MKGDAKVIEQLNEALFLELGAVNQYWVHYRFLEDWGYTLLAKKEREESIEEMHHADKLIARIIFLEGHPNLQTVAPLRIGQNVKEVLKADLAGEYDARTAYKNSRDVCHAAGDYVSMKLFEELLADEEGHIDFLESQIQLLETIGEEKYGQLNAAPANEAE
- a CDS encoding (2Fe-2S)-binding protein, which gives rise to MLVCSCNFITEKEIEDTIIGLLDEDCWQLIVPAKVYHAMEKRGRCCGCFPNVVDIIIRTTEQYHARRDSTDAEIFDFMTRLKQFHEENRRADLERRRKGHRAA